The Edaphobacter sp. 12200R-103 genome contains a region encoding:
- the metK gene encoding methionine adenosyltransferase, protein MRERFLFTSESVTEGHPDKIADQISDAILDACLAQDPYSRVACETLTCTGLVVIAGEITTKAYVDFQSLVRGTIAAIGYDNALYGFDSNTCAVISTINKQSGDIAMGVDTGGAGDQGMMFGYATNETPELMPAAISLAHRLSLRLSEVRKDGTMSYLRPDGKSQVTVEYDSNHKPVRVDAVVISTQHAENVGNDELRADILKNVIQAVIPAELLDENTKYHINPTGRFVVGGPMGDTGLTGRKIIVDTYGGMGRHGGGAFSGKDATKVDRSAAYMARYVAKNIVAAGLADRCEVQLAYAIGVAEPVSVLVDTFGTGKVDEKKLEELVRKNFSLTPKSIIETLQLRRPIFKATAAYGHFGRTGEGFTWEATDKAQALKEQAQALAAAK, encoded by the coding sequence ATACGCGAGCGTTTTCTCTTCACCAGCGAGTCCGTCACGGAAGGTCATCCGGACAAGATCGCCGACCAGATTTCCGATGCCATCCTTGATGCCTGCCTGGCACAGGATCCCTATAGCCGTGTGGCGTGCGAGACCCTGACGTGTACGGGCCTGGTGGTCATCGCAGGCGAGATCACGACGAAGGCGTATGTCGACTTCCAGAGCCTGGTTCGTGGAACGATCGCTGCGATCGGTTACGACAATGCTCTCTATGGCTTCGATTCGAATACCTGCGCGGTGATCTCGACCATCAACAAGCAGTCCGGCGACATTGCCATGGGCGTGGATACGGGCGGCGCCGGCGACCAGGGCATGATGTTCGGCTACGCCACCAACGAGACGCCGGAGCTGATGCCCGCTGCAATCTCGCTGGCGCATCGTCTTTCCCTCCGGCTGAGTGAAGTCCGCAAGGACGGCACAATGTCGTATCTCCGGCCTGACGGCAAGAGCCAGGTCACGGTGGAGTATGACTCCAACCACAAGCCGGTGCGCGTGGACGCGGTCGTCATCTCGACGCAGCATGCGGAGAATGTCGGCAACGATGAGCTGCGTGCCGACATTCTGAAGAACGTCATCCAGGCCGTGATTCCGGCCGAGCTTCTGGACGAGAACACTAAGTATCACATCAACCCGACCGGCCGCTTCGTTGTGGGTGGACCGATGGGCGATACCGGCCTGACCGGCCGCAAGATCATCGTCGACACGTACGGCGGCATGGGCCGTCACGGCGGCGGAGCCTTCAGCGGCAAGGATGCCACCAAGGTGGATCGTTCGGCTGCTTACATGGCCCGCTACGTGGCCAAGAACATCGTGGCTGCCGGTCTCGCGGACCGCTGCGAGGTGCAGCTTGCCTACGCAATCGGCGTGGCGGAGCCTGTCAGCGTGCTGGTCGACACCTTTGGCACCGGAAAGGTCGACGAGAAGAAGCTGGAAGAGCTGGTTCGCAAGAACTTCTCGCTGACGCCCAAGAGCATCATCGAGACCCTGCAACTGCGCCGCCCGATCTTCAAGGCGACCGCAGCCTATGGCCACTTCGGACGTACCGGCGAGGGCTTCACCTGGGAGGCTACGGACAAGGCACAGGCTCTCAAGGAGCAGGCGCAGGCTCTGGCTGCAGCAAAGTAA